GCCAGCGCGCACATCACCGAGCTGAGCGCGAACAGCACGATGGCCCACTGGAACACGGTGCGCGTGCCAAAGCGCGAGGCCAGCCGGTCGCCGGCCGGAATGAAGGTGATGCTGCACAGCAGGTACACCGTCATCGTGAGGTTCAGGCTCAGCGGCGCCACGCCCAGTTCGGCGGCGATGTCGGGAATGGCCGGCGCGATGATGGTCGAGTCCAGTTGCTCCATGAAGAAGGCCAGGCCCACGGTGAGGGGGAGCAGTCGGTTGCTCATGGGTGGCTCAGTACCCCACCGCCTGCCCATCCCGCCGCGAATCGCTGGCCGCCACATAGCCGTCTTCGAGATCCTCGCTCAGCCGCGCGATGAACTGGCCGCTGCCGAAGTCGAGGTACGTGTCGGCCGTGGGCTCGAAGCGGTGCCCCAGCGCTTTCAGGCCGTCGCGCAGCGCGGGTGCCATGGTGGGTTCGAAGTCCACGTCCAGGCCCTGGCCCCATTTCCAGCGCGGCGCGTCGCACGCGGCCTGCGGCTGCTGGCCGTGCACGAGCATGCGCACCAGTGTCTGCACATGGCCTTGCGGTTGCATGTTGGCACCCATCACGCCAAAGCCCATCACGGGCTGCCCGTCGCGCGTGAGGAAGCCGGGGATGATGGTGTGGAAGGGGCGCTTGCCCGGTGCGACCTGGTTCGGGTGGCCGTCTTTCAGCGTGAAGCCATGGCCCCGGTTGTGCAGACTCACGCCCCAGCCGGGCACGACCACGCCGCTGCCAAAGCCCAGGTAGTTCGACTGGATCAGGCTCACCATGCGGCCTTGTGCATCGGCCGTGGTGAGGTAGACCGTGCCGCCACTCGGTGGCTTGCCAGGCCCCGGGTCGATGGCGCGCTTGAGGTCGATAAGCTTCGCGCGCTCGCGCAGGTAGCCGGGGTCCAGCAGGTCGCTGGCGCGCACCTCGGTCATGAAGCGCTCGTCGGCCACCCAGCGGTAGGTGTCGGCAAAGGCGATCTTCATGGCCTCGATCTGCAGGTGCTGGCCTTCGATGCTGTCGGGGCCGAAGCGGCCGATGTCGAGCTGCTCCAGCATGCCCAGCGCCATGAGCGCCGCAATGCCCTGGCCGTTGGGCGGCAGTTCGTGCACGCGGTGGCCTGCGAAGGCGACGTTGATCGGTTGCACCCATTCCACGCGGTGCGCGGCCAGGTCGCTGGCGCGCAGTTGCGCGCCGTGCTCGCGCGCGTAGGCGTCGATGGCGGCGGCGATTTCACCGCGGTAGAAATCTTCGCCGCGCGTTTCTGCGATGCGGCGCAGGCCGCGCGCGGCATCCGCGAAGGTGACGCGTTCCCCGGGCATGGGCGCACGGCCGCGCGGCAGGAAGGCGGGCGCGAAACCGGGCTTGTCGTGCAGCAGCGGCATCGCCAGATCCCACTTGTGCGCGATCACCGGCGTGACCGCATAGCCGCGTTCGGCCAGCTCGATGGCGGGCTCCAGCAGGTCGGCGAAGGGCAGGGCGCCGAAGCGCTCGGACAGGGCGGCCCAGCCCGCGACGGCACCAGGCACGGTGACGGCATCAAAGCCGCGCAGCGGGATCTGGCCGTTGTGCTTCTGCTCGAAGTAGGCCTTGCTCCAGCCCGCTGGCGCCGCGCCCGAGCCGTTCATGCCGTGCAGTTGCTGGCCGTCCCAGACGATGGCGAAGTTGTCGCTGCCCAGGCCGTTGGAGCACGGCTCCACGATGGTGAGCGCGGCGGCAGCGGCAATCGCCGCGTCGATCGCGTTGCCGCCCTTGAGCAGCATGCGCAGGCCCGCCTGCGCGGCCAGGGGTTGGGTGGTGGCGACCACATTGCGCGCCATCAGCGGCGCGCGGGAGACGGGGTAGGGGTTGTGCCAGTCGAAGTTCAAAGCAAACCTGTTTTCAAAGACGAACAAACATGACCGGAGCGCGTGTCCCATTCCAGAAACGCCGCGGAACTGGCTTTGCCAGGCCGCAGGCGTTGCCCCCTGGGGGGTGACGGCCCAGGTGGGCCGGCGCGGGGGGAGTCATTTCACCCCGACGCAGAGGTATTTGATTTCTACGTAATCGTCCATGCCATGGTGCGAGCCCTCGCGCCCCAGGCCCGACTGCTTCACGCCGCCAAAGGGCACGTGCTCGCTGGCGATGATGCCCACGTTGATGCCCACCATGCCGTACTCCAGCGCTTCGCTCACGCGGGTGATGCGGCCGATGTCGCGGCTGTAGAAATAACTCGCCAGCCCGAACTCGGTGGCGTTGGCCGCGTCGATCGCATCCTGTTCGGTCTTGAAGCGGAACACGGGTGCGAAGGGGCCGAAGGTTTCTTCCTTCGCGCACAGCATGTCGCTGGTGGCCTCGGCCACCACGGTCGGCTCGAAGAACTGGCCTTCCAGTTTCTTGCCGCCGGTGAGCACCTGGCCGCCCTTGGCCACGGCGTCTTCCACATGCCGCTGCACCTTGGCCACGGCCGCGTCTTCGATCAGCGGGCCTTGCACCACGCCTTCGGTGAAACCGTTGCCCACCTTCATGGCCTTGACCTTGGCGGCGAACTTCTGCACGAAGGCGTCGTACACGCCGTCCTGCACGTAGAGGCGGTTGGCGCACACGCAGGTCTGGCCGGCGTTGCGGTACTTGCTGGCGATGGCGCCGTCCACCGCCGAATCGATGTCGGCGTCGTCGAAGACGATGAAGGGCGCGTTGCCGCCCAGCTCCAGCGAGAGCTTCTTGATCGTCGGCGCGCACTGCGCCATGAGGATGCGGCCCACTTCGGTGGAGCCGGTGAAGCTCAGGTGGCGCACCACGTCGCTCTCGCACAGCACCTTGCCCACGGCGCTGCTGTGGTCGGTGGTGATGACGTTGAAGACGCCGGCCGGTATGCCGGCGCGGATGGCGAGCTCGGCGGCGGCCAGGGCGGTCAGCGGTGTGAGCTCGGCGGGTTTGATGATCACCGGGCAGCCGGCGGCCAGCGCGGGCGCCACCTTGCGCGTGATCATCGCCAATGGGAAGTTCCACGGCGTGATGGCCGCGCACACGCCGATCGGCTGCTTGAGCACCATGAGGCGGCGGTTGTTGTCGAAGGTGGGCAGGGTCTCGCCGTTGACGCGCTTGGCTTCTTCGGCGAACCACTCCACGAAGCTCGCGCCATAGGCCACCTCGCCCTTGGCTTCGGGCAGGGGCTTGCCTTGTTCGGCGGTCATGAGGCGGCCCAGGTCGTCCTGGTTCGCCATCAGCAGGTCGTACCACTTGCGCAGGATCTGGCTGCGTTCCTTGGCGGTCTTGCCGCGCCAGGCCGGCCAGGCGGCGTTGGCCGCGGCAATGGCGGCTTGGGCGTCTTGCGGGCCGAGGTTGGCCACGTCGGCCAGCTTCTGGCCGGTGGCGGGGTCGAGCACGTCGAAGCGGCTGCTGCCGGGGAGCCACTGTCCGTTGACCAGACCGTCGGTCTTGAGCAGGGTGGGGTCCTTGAGTTGGGCCAGGGGGGAGGTCTTCATGTCCATGGGGGCTCCATCAATGTCATGCCGGAGAAAAGAGGCCGTTGCGGCCGATTTTGCCGCTCCCGGGCCGGGGGCAGCCGGCATGTTGGAAAATACCCGGTTTCGCGCGCGCGAGCGCCGCACTGCATTTCTACCGACGAACCCACAAGGCCAACATGACCCGCCCCGCTGTTTCCGTTGCCGACATCCGCAAGACCTTCCTGGATTTCTTCGCCTCCAAGGGCCACACCGTGGTGGCGTCCAGCCCGCTGGTGCCCGGCAACGACCCCACGCTGATGTTCACCAACTCCGGCATGGTGCAGTTCAAGGACGTGTTCCTGGGCGCCGACAAGCGCCCCTACGTGCGCGCCGCCTCGGTGCAGGCCTGCCTGCGTGCCGGCGGCAAGCACAACGACCTGGAGAACGTGGGCTACACCGCGCGCCACCACACCTTCTTCGAGATGCTGGGCAATTGGTCGTTTGGCGACTATTTCAAGCGCGAGTCGCTCAAGTGGGGCTGGGAGCTACTCACCGAGGTGTACAAGCTGCCCGCCGAGAAGCTGCTGGCCACGGTGTACATCGACGATGACGAGGCCTACGACATCTGGACGAAAGAGATCGGCCTGCCGCCCGAGCGCGTGATCCGCATCGGCGACAACAAGGGCGGCAAGTACAAGAGCGACAACTTCTGGATGATGGCCGACACCGGCCCCTGCGGTCCCTGCTCGGAAATCTTCTACGACCACGGCGACCACATTCCCGGCGGCCCGCCCGGCAGCCCCGAGGAAGACGGCGACCGTTTCATCGAGATCTGGAACCACGTGTTCATGCAGTTCGACATGAAGGAAGACGGCAGCGTGGTGAAGCTGCCCGCGCCCTGCGTGGACACCGGCATGGGCCTGGAGCGCCTGGCCGCCATCCTGCAGCACGTGCACAGCAACTACGAAATCGACATCTTCGATGCGCTCATCAAGGCCGCCGCGCGCGAGACGCACATCAGCGACTTGAGCAACCCCTCGCTCAAGGTGATCGCCGACCACATCCGCGCCACCGCCTTCCTGGTGAGCGACGGCGTCATCCCGAGCAACGAAGGCCGGGGTTACGTGCAGCGCCGCATCGTGCGCCGCGCCATCCGCCATGGCTACAAGCTGGGCCAGAAGACGCCGTTCTTCCACAAGCTGGTGCCCGATCTGGTGAAGATGATGGGCGCGGCGTACCCGAACCTGGCCAGCCAGGCCGAGCGCATCACCGAGGTGCTCAAGGCCGAGGAAGAGCGCTTCTACGAAACGCTGGCCAACGGCATGGAAATTCTCGACGCGGCCCTGGCTGGTGGCGCAAAGGTGCTGCCCGGCGACGTGGCCTTCAAGCTGCACGACACCTACGGCTTCCCGCTCGACCTCTCGGGCGACGTGTGCCGCGAGCGTGGCCTGTCGGTGGACGAAGCCGGCTTCCACGCCGCCATGGAAAAGCAGAAGGCGGCAGGCCGAGCGGCCGGCAAGTTCAAGATGGACCGCGCGCTGGAATACGGCGGCGCGGGCAACCTCTTCACCGGCTACGAACAACTGGCTGCGCCCGCCCGCGTGCTGGCGCTGTACCACGAAGGCGCCGCCGTGCAGCAGCTCACCGAAGGCCAGAGTGGCGTGGTGGTGCTCGACAACACGCCGTTCTATTCGGAAAGCGGTGGCCAGGTGGGAGACGCCGGCGTGCTGAGCGCCGAGGGCGTGCAGTTCGGCGTGGAAGACACGCAGAAGATCAAGGCCGACGTGTTCGGCCACCATGGGGTTCAGACCCAGGGCACGCTCAAGGTGGGCGATGCGGTGAGCGCACAGGTCGATGTGGCGCGCCGCCAGGCCACCATGCGCAACCACAGCGTGACCCACCTGATGCACAAGGCCTTGCGCGAGGTGCTGGGCGCGCACGTGCAGCAGAAGGGATCGCTGGTCGATGCCGACAAGACCCGCTTTGACTTCACGCACAACGCGCCGGTGAGCGAGGCGCAGATCGCCGAGATCGAAAAGCGCGTGAACGCCGAGATCCTGGCCAACGCCGAGACGCTGGCGCGCGTGATGGACATCGAAGCCGCGCAGGCCACCGGCGCGGTGATGCTGTTCGGCGAGAAGTACGGCGACACCGTGCGCGTGCTCGACATCGGCAGCAGCCGCGAGCTCTGCGGCGGCACGCACGTGGGCCGCACGGGCGACATCGGCCTGTTCAAGATCGTCTCCGAAAGCGGCGTGGCCGCCGGCGTGCGCCGGGTCGAGGGCATCACCGGTGCCAACGCGCTGGCCTATCTGCAGCAGGTGGAAAGTGCCCTGCACCAGGCCGCCGGCAGCCTGAAAGCCCCTGTGGCCGAACTGCAGACGCGCATTGTGCAAACCCTGGAGCAGGTGAAGGCGCTGGAGAAGGAAGTGGCCGCGCTCAAGGGCAAGCTGGCGTCGAGCCAGGGCGACGAGCTGGTGGCGCAAGCGGTGGACGTGAAAGGCCTCAAGGTGCTGGCGGCCGTGCTCAACGGTGCCGATGCCAAGACCTTGCGCGACACGCTGGACAAGCTCAAGGACAAGCTCAAGACCGCCGCCATCGTGCTCGCCACAGTCGACGGTTCCAAGGTGCAATTGGCCGCTGGCGTCACCGCCGACAGCATGGGCAAGGTCAAGGCCGGCGAGCTGGTGAACTTCGTGGCCCAGCAAGTGGGTGGCAAGGGCGGCGGCAAGCCCGACATGGCCATGGCCGGTGGCACAGATGCGAGTGGGCTGCCGGCAGCACTGAAGTCGGTGCAAGGCTGGGTCACCGAGCGGCTGTAAGCCTCGCGGCTTCGACGCTCCGGCGGGCGCTGTGCAGGTCTACAGGGGCCAGTCCAGCGCCCGTTGGCTTTCAAAGGCCCGTGCGTCACCGGTCACCGGATCGGTGAAGGCGATGGACCGCGCCAGCAGGCGCAGCGGGTTCGCAAAGTCTTCCGCTTCCTGTGGCCCGCGCAGCACCTCTGGGTAGAACTGGTCGCCCACGATCGGCAGGCCCAACGCGTTCATGTGCACGCGCAGCTGGTGGCGCTTGCCCGTCACAGGTTCGAGCCGGTAGCGCGCCCAGCCGCCTTGTGCTTCCAACAGGTCCAGGTGCGTCTCGCTGTTGGGCTCGCCCGGGGTCTCGTTCATGCGGAAGAACGCGTCGTGTGCCTCTTCGATGCGGCTGCGGCGCAGCAGGGGCCAGGTTCGGGTGGCGTCGAAGCGTGCGATGGCCTGGTACACCTTGTGCACGGCGCGGTCGCGGAACAGCGCCTGGTACGCCGCGCGCTCTTCGGGCCGCACGCTGAACACCACCAGTCCGGCCGTCTCGCGGTCGATGCGGTGGATGGGGCTGAGCGTGTCGATGCCGAGCCGGTTCTTCAAACGCACCAGCAGGCTTTGCTGCACGTAGCGGCCGGTGGGCGTGACCGGCAGGAAGTGCGGCTTGTCGGCCACAAGCAGGTGCTCGTCCCGGAACACGATGGTTTCCTCGAACGGCACTTCAGGTTCGTGTTCGAGCTCGCGGTAGTAGTAGAGGCGAATGCCTGGGGTGAAGCGCGCATCGGGCAGCAATGCCTGGCCCAGGTCGTCGAGCACCTCGCCGCGCGCCATGCGTTGTTCCCAGTGGTCGCGCGGGACGGCGGGCAGGCGCTCGGCCAGGAAGTCGATCAGCAGCGCCCAGGGCGCGGGCTTGTCGTAAGGCAGCGCGACACAACTCGCAGAGACGCCCTTGCGCGACGGGATGGCGGGGTTCTTCGGCGGGCGGGCCATGGCGGCCTACGCAAGGCGCGCGCTCAAGCGCGGCGAAACACGAGGTCCCACACGCCGTGGCCGAGCTTCAGGCCCCGGTTCTCGAACTTGGTGAGCGGGCGGTAGCCGGGCTTCTCCACGAAGCCCGTGCCACCGGGCGCTGCGGTGTTCTGCAGCAGCGGTTCGGCGCTGAGCACCTCCAGCATCTGCTGCGCGTAGGGCTCCCAGTCGGTGGCCAGGTGCAGGTAGCCGCCGGGCTTGAGGTGGCGCGCCAGGCGGTTCACGAATGGTCCCTGGATGAGGCGGCGCTTGTGGTGGCGGCTCTTGTGCCAGGGGTCGGGAAAGAAGATGTGCACGCCATCGAGCGAGGCCTCGCCCAGCATGTGGTCCAGCACCTCGACCGCGTCGTGGCGCACGATGCGGATGTTCTCCAGCCCCTGTTCGCCCACCAGCTTGAGCAGCGCGCCCACGCCCGGTTCGTGCACCTCGCAACACAGGAAGTTGTCCTGCGGCCGCAGGGCGGCGATGTGCGCCGTGGCGTTGCCCATGCCAAAGCCGATTTCCATGACGAGCGGGGCGTCACGGCCAAAGGCGGTCGTGGCGTCGAACGCGCCGGGCGTGTAGTTCAGCAGAAAGCGCGGGCCGTGTTGCTCCAAGGCGCGCGCCTGGCCGGGCCCCACGCGGCCGGTGCGCAGCACATAGCTCTTGATTTCGCGCAGGTGGGTGGTGTCGCTGGGCGGGGTGCGCGGCTGCGCGTGGCGGGGGTCGGTCATGAAAGAAGACGGCGGAGGCGTTCGGTCGGCGAAGGGACGGATTTTAGGCGTCCCACGCGGCTGTCCAATGCGCCAGCGCCTGCGCCACGGTGGCGCCCCGCGTGGCGGGCGGCAGCCCCAGGGCGCGCGCGGCCCGCTCCAGCGCGGCGAGTGGCTCGCCCAGGTCCAGCGCCTGCGCGCCGTTCTGCTTGCTCAGTTTCTCGCCGTTGTTCCCCAGCACGAGTGGCGTGTGCAGGTACAGCGGCGTGGGCAGGCCGAGCGCGCGCTGCAGCAGGATCTGGCGCGCGGTGTTGTCGGCCAGGTCCTCGCCGCGCACCACGTGGGTAATGCCTTGCGCCGCGTCGTCCACCACCACGGCCAACTGGTAGGCCCAGAGGCCGTCGGCGCGCTTGAGCACGAAGTCGCCGACCTCGGTGGCCACGTTCTGCTGTTGCGCGCCCAGGCGGCGGTCGAACCAGTGCAGGCGTCCCACGTGGCCGACTTCGAAGCGCCAGGCCCTGGCCGGTTTGCCTTGCAGACCGCCGTGCTCCGGGCGGCAGGTGCCGGGGTAGACCGCGCTGTGGTGGCGCTCGCGTGTGATGCCACGCGCCAGCAAGGCGGCCTCGATGTCCTTGCGCGAACAGGCGCAGGGGTAGACATCGCCATGCTCGGCCAGCGCGTCGAGCGCGGCCTGGTAGTGCGCGCCGCGCTGCGATTGGTGCAGCACGGCTTCGTCGCTTACCAGGCCGCAGGTGGCGAGTTGCTCCAGGATGAGCCGGTCCGCGCCCGGCACGCAGCGCGGTGTGTCCACGTCTTCGATGCGCACGACCCAGGTGCCGCGATGCGCGCGCGCATCGAGCCAGCTGGCGAGTGCCGCGACGAGAGAGCCCGCGTGCAGCGGGCCGGTGGGGGAGGGGGCGAAACGGCCCCTGTATGGGCCGCGTGGGTTCATCTCGCCATTGCGAGCGCCATCTCCAGGCCGGAGACGAACGCGTCTTCCACCCGATGGCCCAGGCACCAGTCGCCGCACACGCCGATGCCCAGCGCCGGGTCGTACAGGTGGCTCTGGCCCAGCGGTGTCTGCGTCTGCGCGAAGCGCCAGCGGTAGGCCACCGCGTGGGTCGGCGTGGCGCGGATGCCGGTGATCTCGGCGAAGCCCTTGAGCAGCTTGGCCTTGGCGCGTTCGCTGTCGTCTTCCAGGTGTTTGGTCGACCAGACCGGGCTGGCCTGGATGGTCCAGCGCTCGATCGGGTCGCGCCCGGGCTTGCTCGATTCGCGGGCCAGCCAGCTGATGCGGTGGTGGGTGCTGCGCGCGGCATTCCATTGCGGGCCCAGGTGCGGCAGGCCGGGCTGCATCGCCTGCGGGTAGGCCACCATCAGCGTCCAGCAGGGCGCCACGTGCACGGGGGTCAGCGCCCGGCGCAGTTCGGGGGCGAGGCCCGAGGCGAGCAGCAGGTCGTGGATCTGCGGGTGCGGCATGGCCAGCACGACGCGGTCGAAGCCGCCCAGCACCTGTTGCCCGTCCTGGGCGTCTTGCGCGCGCAGTTGCCATTGCTCGGGGTGCAGCGCATCGGGCTCGATGCGGGTCACGCGCGTGTCGAGGAGGGCGCGCGCGAGCAGGCCGCCATGCAGTTCGGGCTGTGCCAGGGGCCGAGCCCAGAGCTCGACCAGGGCGCCCATGCCGGGGGAGGCCACGAAGTGCGGCTCGGTCGGCGGCGGCGCGCTGGCCAGCACGTGGCCGAGTTCGTCGAGCACGCGCACGGTGCTGGCGCTCCAGGGGCGCACCAAGGCGGTGGCGTTGCTGCGCAGCGCGGTTTCGAAGCGTTTGTCGCGCACGGTGAAGTACTGCGCGCCGTGGTCGAAGCCGCCGAACTCGGTGCGCAGCGTGGCCATGCGTCCGCCGAATCCGTGGTTCTTCTCCAGCAGCGTGACGCGGTGGCCCGCCTGCACCAGCGTGCGCGCGGCGACCACCCCGGCCATGCCACCGCCGATCACCGCGATGTGCAAGGGAGCGGAGCCGGCCTTGGCGGCCTTTGATCGGGGGGCGGGCGCGGCTGCGGCGCGAGGCTTCTTGGTGTTGGTCATGTCTCTGGACGCGGTGGAGGTTGGGTGTGATCGACTGTAGCAGTGCTAGACCTGATGGTGGTTGTTCAGCAGCGCCTCGCGGGTTTTCGGGTTTTGCAGCCGGTCGAGCCACCAGCGCAGCGCCTGACCCGCGTCGCTGGCACGGGCGGGCTGGCGCCAGGCATAGGCCACGCGCAAGGACCGGTTGGGACGCTGCACGCTTTTCACCACCAGGCGCCCGGTGTTGATGAAAGGCTGCGCCAAGGCCAGGGGCAGGAAGCCGGCCCCCAGGCCGCGCAGTTGCGCTTCCAGCTTGTGCTGCATGGTGGGCACTGTCAGCACGTCCTGTCCGGGCAGCAGGTTGTGCGTGACGCCGCGCCCGCGCTGCGTGCTGTCGGCCACGGCCACTGCGCGGTGTTCGCGCAGTTCCTCGTCGCGCAGGGCATGCGTGGCCGCTGCCAGTGGGTGGTGCGGTGCCACGGCGTAGACGAAGCCGATCGTGCCCAGTGGGGCGGACTGGAAGTCGTGTAGCGAGAGCTCGCTCGTCACCCCCAGCGCGATGTCGGCCTGGCCACTCTGCAAGGCCTCGACGGTGCCCGACAAGGTTTCGGCGCGCAGCTTGAGGCGGGTGGGCGCGCCTTCGGCGTAGAAGGCCTCGCACAGTTCGTACAGTGTGGCGCGCGCGATGATCGCGTCGGCGGCGATCGTGAGTTGCGGCTCCCAGCCTGTGGCCACGCGCTTGACGCGCTGGGCGACGGCGTCGAGTTCGTTCAACAGGTATTGCCCCGAGCGCAGCAGCTCGGCGCCGGCGGGGGTGAGCACGGCGCGGCGCGCGCTGCGGTCGAACAGCAGCACGTCCAGCGCGTCTTCGACCTGGCGCACGCGGTAGGTCAAGGCGCTGGGCACCATGCCCAGTTCGCGCGCGGCGGCGGCCATGCTGCCCAGGCGGGCGACCGCTTCGAGCAGGCCCAGGTTTTCGGGCGAGAGGGCGGCGCGGGGTGTGGAGGTGGCCATGTCGGGCGATTTTTCATTCAAACGATTTGAATGATGCCA
The sequence above is a segment of the Hydrogenophaga sp. BPS33 genome. Coding sequences within it:
- a CDS encoding gamma-glutamyltransferase family protein — its product is MARNVVATTQPLAAQAGLRMLLKGGNAIDAAIAAAAALTIVEPCSNGLGSDNFAIVWDGQQLHGMNGSGAAPAGWSKAYFEQKHNGQIPLRGFDAVTVPGAVAGWAALSERFGALPFADLLEPAIELAERGYAVTPVIAHKWDLAMPLLHDKPGFAPAFLPRGRAPMPGERVTFADAARGLRRIAETRGEDFYRGEIAAAIDAYAREHGAQLRASDLAAHRVEWVQPINVAFAGHRVHELPPNGQGIAALMALGMLEQLDIGRFGPDSIEGQHLQIEAMKIAFADTYRWVADERFMTEVRASDLLDPGYLRERAKLIDLKRAIDPGPGKPPSGGTVYLTTADAQGRMVSLIQSNYLGFGSGVVVPGWGVSLHNRGHGFTLKDGHPNQVAPGKRPFHTIIPGFLTRDGQPVMGFGVMGANMQPQGHVQTLVRMLVHGQQPQAACDAPRWKWGQGLDVDFEPTMAPALRDGLKALGHRFEPTADTYLDFGSGQFIARLSEDLEDGYVAASDSRRDGQAVGY
- a CDS encoding NAD-dependent succinate-semialdehyde dehydrogenase is translated as MDMKTSPLAQLKDPTLLKTDGLVNGQWLPGSSRFDVLDPATGQKLADVANLGPQDAQAAIAAANAAWPAWRGKTAKERSQILRKWYDLLMANQDDLGRLMTAEQGKPLPEAKGEVAYGASFVEWFAEEAKRVNGETLPTFDNNRRLMVLKQPIGVCAAITPWNFPLAMITRKVAPALAAGCPVIIKPAELTPLTALAAAELAIRAGIPAGVFNVITTDHSSAVGKVLCESDVVRHLSFTGSTEVGRILMAQCAPTIKKLSLELGGNAPFIVFDDADIDSAVDGAIASKYRNAGQTCVCANRLYVQDGVYDAFVQKFAAKVKAMKVGNGFTEGVVQGPLIEDAAVAKVQRHVEDAVAKGGQVLTGGKKLEGQFFEPTVVAEATSDMLCAKEETFGPFAPVFRFKTEQDAIDAANATEFGLASYFYSRDIGRITRVSEALEYGMVGINVGIIASEHVPFGGVKQSGLGREGSHHGMDDYVEIKYLCVGVK
- the alaS gene encoding alanine--tRNA ligase → MTRPAVSVADIRKTFLDFFASKGHTVVASSPLVPGNDPTLMFTNSGMVQFKDVFLGADKRPYVRAASVQACLRAGGKHNDLENVGYTARHHTFFEMLGNWSFGDYFKRESLKWGWELLTEVYKLPAEKLLATVYIDDDEAYDIWTKEIGLPPERVIRIGDNKGGKYKSDNFWMMADTGPCGPCSEIFYDHGDHIPGGPPGSPEEDGDRFIEIWNHVFMQFDMKEDGSVVKLPAPCVDTGMGLERLAAILQHVHSNYEIDIFDALIKAAARETHISDLSNPSLKVIADHIRATAFLVSDGVIPSNEGRGYVQRRIVRRAIRHGYKLGQKTPFFHKLVPDLVKMMGAAYPNLASQAERITEVLKAEEERFYETLANGMEILDAALAGGAKVLPGDVAFKLHDTYGFPLDLSGDVCRERGLSVDEAGFHAAMEKQKAAGRAAGKFKMDRALEYGGAGNLFTGYEQLAAPARVLALYHEGAAVQQLTEGQSGVVVLDNTPFYSESGGQVGDAGVLSAEGVQFGVEDTQKIKADVFGHHGVQTQGTLKVGDAVSAQVDVARRQATMRNHSVTHLMHKALREVLGAHVQQKGSLVDADKTRFDFTHNAPVSEAQIAEIEKRVNAEILANAETLARVMDIEAAQATGAVMLFGEKYGDTVRVLDIGSSRELCGGTHVGRTGDIGLFKIVSESGVAAGVRRVEGITGANALAYLQQVESALHQAAGSLKAPVAELQTRIVQTLEQVKALEKEVAALKGKLASSQGDELVAQAVDVKGLKVLAAVLNGADAKTLRDTLDKLKDKLKTAAIVLATVDGSKVQLAAGVTADSMGKVKAGELVNFVAQQVGGKGGGKPDMAMAGGTDASGLPAALKSVQGWVTERL
- a CDS encoding pseudouridine synthase, with product MARPPKNPAIPSRKGVSASCVALPYDKPAPWALLIDFLAERLPAVPRDHWEQRMARGEVLDDLGQALLPDARFTPGIRLYYYRELEHEPEVPFEETIVFRDEHLLVADKPHFLPVTPTGRYVQQSLLVRLKNRLGIDTLSPIHRIDRETAGLVVFSVRPEERAAYQALFRDRAVHKVYQAIARFDATRTWPLLRRSRIEEAHDAFFRMNETPGEPNSETHLDLLEAQGGWARYRLEPVTGKRHQLRVHMNALGLPIVGDQFYPEVLRGPQEAEDFANPLRLLARSIAFTDPVTGDARAFESQRALDWPL
- the trmB gene encoding tRNA (guanosine(46)-N7)-methyltransferase TrmB, whose protein sequence is MTDPRHAQPRTPPSDTTHLREIKSYVLRTGRVGPGQARALEQHGPRFLLNYTPGAFDATTAFGRDAPLVMEIGFGMGNATAHIAALRPQDNFLCCEVHEPGVGALLKLVGEQGLENIRIVRHDAVEVLDHMLGEASLDGVHIFFPDPWHKSRHHKRRLIQGPFVNRLARHLKPGGYLHLATDWEPYAQQMLEVLSAEPLLQNTAAPGGTGFVEKPGYRPLTKFENRGLKLGHGVWDLVFRRA
- the gluQRS gene encoding tRNA glutamyl-Q(34) synthetase GluQRS, coding for MNPRGPYRGRFAPSPTGPLHAGSLVAALASWLDARAHRGTWVVRIEDVDTPRCVPGADRLILEQLATCGLVSDEAVLHQSQRGAHYQAALDALAEHGDVYPCACSRKDIEAALLARGITRERHHSAVYPGTCRPEHGGLQGKPARAWRFEVGHVGRLHWFDRRLGAQQQNVATEVGDFVLKRADGLWAYQLAVVVDDAAQGITHVVRGEDLADNTARQILLQRALGLPTPLYLHTPLVLGNNGEKLSKQNGAQALDLGEPLAALERAARALGLPPATRGATVAQALAHWTAAWDA
- a CDS encoding NAD(P)/FAD-dependent oxidoreductase, whose translation is MTNTKKPRAAAAPAPRSKAAKAGSAPLHIAVIGGGMAGVVAARTLVQAGHRVTLLEKNHGFGGRMATLRTEFGGFDHGAQYFTVRDKRFETALRSNATALVRPWSASTVRVLDELGHVLASAPPPTEPHFVASPGMGALVELWARPLAQPELHGGLLARALLDTRVTRIEPDALHPEQWQLRAQDAQDGQQVLGGFDRVVLAMPHPQIHDLLLASGLAPELRRALTPVHVAPCWTLMVAYPQAMQPGLPHLGPQWNAARSTHHRISWLARESSKPGRDPIERWTIQASPVWSTKHLEDDSERAKAKLLKGFAEITGIRATPTHAVAYRWRFAQTQTPLGQSHLYDPALGIGVCGDWCLGHRVEDAFVSGLEMALAMAR
- a CDS encoding LysR family transcriptional regulator, which codes for MATSTPRAALSPENLGLLEAVARLGSMAAAARELGMVPSALTYRVRQVEDALDVLLFDRSARRAVLTPAGAELLRSGQYLLNELDAVAQRVKRVATGWEPQLTIAADAIIARATLYELCEAFYAEGAPTRLKLRAETLSGTVEALQSGQADIALGVTSELSLHDFQSAPLGTIGFVYAVAPHHPLAAATHALRDEELREHRAVAVADSTQRGRGVTHNLLPGQDVLTVPTMQHKLEAQLRGLGAGFLPLALAQPFINTGRLVVKSVQRPNRSLRVAYAWRQPARASDAGQALRWWLDRLQNPKTREALLNNHHQV